Below is a window of Dietzia timorensis DNA.
CGCTTCGCCGGTACGGGCGAGAAGCTCGTCACCCTCGACGATCAGACCCGAACGCTCGATTCCGGCGACGTCGTGATCTGCGACGCCCGCGGGCCGATCTCGCTCGCCGGCGTCATGGGCGGAGCCGACACCGAGGTGTCCGACGACACCACGAACGTGCTGCTCGAAGCCGCGGTGTGGGAGCCGCTGCACATCTTCCGCACCATTCGCCGGCACAAGCTGCCCAGCGAGGCGGGCAAGCGCTACGAGCGGTCGGTCGACCCCGGCATCACCATCGCCGCGCTCGACCGCGCGGCGACGCTCCTCGCCGAGATCGCCGGCGGCACCGTCGAACCGACGCTCACCGACATCGGCGGCGTCCCCGAGATGCCGACGATCGAATTCCCGGCCGTGCGCCCCGACGAGGTCGCCGGGGTCGACTATCCGGCCGGAACGTCCGAGCGGCGCCTGCGCCAGATCGGATGTGAGGTCGCTGCGGGTGGCGACGGAGTGCTCTCGGTGACCCCGCCGTCCTGGCGCACCGACCTGAGGATGAACGCCGACCTCGTCGAGGAGGTACTGCGCCTCGAGGGGCTCGAATCGATCCCGTCGATCCTGCCGCAGGCGCCGTCGGGCCGCGGACTCACCGCCTCCCAGCGCTCCCGCCGCGCGATCGGGCATGCCCTCGCGTACACGGGCCACGTCGAGGTTATCGCGTTCCCGTTCCTCAACCCCTCGGTGTTCGACGCGTTCGGCCTCGACGCCGACGACCCGCGCCGCAACACCATGGAACTGCTCAACCCCCTCGATGCCGAGCAGGCACATCTCGCGACGACCCTCCTGCCACCCCTTGTTGACGTCGCACGCCGCAATCTCGCGCGCGGTCGCCGCTCGCTGTCGATGTTCTCCATTTCGCAGGTCACCCGGCGCACTTCCGATACGCGCAGGATCGAGGTATTCGACGTGACCAAGCGGCCGTCGAACGCCGAGATCGAGGAACTGAACGGCTCGCTGCCGTACCAGCCGCTACACGTGGCAACTCTGTACTCCGGCGAGCGCGCACCCGCCGGACACTGGGGTGCGGGACGCGACGCGGACGCCCTCGACGCGGTCGAGGCCGCGCGCGAGGTTGCTCGGGGCGCCGGCGTCGACATCGAGATCCGCGCGGCGCAATACGCGCCGTGGCATCCTGGGCGCTGCGCGGAAATCATTGTGCGGGACGAGCGCGGCGAGCGCATCGTCGGACACGCCGGCGAGCTGCACCCGGCGGTGCTCGAGCGCCTGGAGCTGCCGAAGCGCACGAGCGCGATGGAGATCAACCTCACCGAGCTCGGCGTGGGTGAGGTGCTCCCGGCGCCGGAGATCTCCGCGTACCCCGCGGTGCTGCAGGACGTCGCCGTCGTCGTCGACGCGGACGTGCCGTCCTCGGCCGTGCGCGACGCTCTCGCGGTAGGTGCGGGAGAGCTGTGCGAGAGTGTCGAGCTTTTCGATGTCTTCACCGGTGAGCAGGTGGGAGAGGGAAAGAAGTCCCTCGCGTACGCGCTGAGCTTCCGCGCCGCTGATCGCACGCTCACCGAGGACGAAGCCAGCGAGATGCGCGACTCGGCAGTGCGCGCGGCGGGCGACACGTTGGGGGCGGTCCTTCGTGGCTGAGCC
It encodes the following:
- the pheT gene encoding phenylalanine--tRNA ligase subunit beta, translated to MQIAQSWLTEILQRANEGWSVSPAELDAGFVSVGLEVEGEPEALPEITGPLVIGRVQSIEELEGFKKPIRFCHVDVGNDAPQEIVCGARNFAEGDLVVVALPGTVLPGNFEIGERVTYGKPSAGMIASAKELGIGNDHSGIITLREGTAEPGESAADMLGLDDTVIELNITPDRGYCFSARGLARELACGFDLDFAEPAGELGLGDSEEAWPVRIDDDVDTVRFAARKVTGIDARARTPWWMVKRLLTSGIRPISPAVDVTNYVMLELGHPMHAFDADALQGGLHVRFAGTGEKLVTLDDQTRTLDSGDVVICDARGPISLAGVMGGADTEVSDDTTNVLLEAAVWEPLHIFRTIRRHKLPSEAGKRYERSVDPGITIAALDRAATLLAEIAGGTVEPTLTDIGGVPEMPTIEFPAVRPDEVAGVDYPAGTSERRLRQIGCEVAAGGDGVLSVTPPSWRTDLRMNADLVEEVLRLEGLESIPSILPQAPSGRGLTASQRSRRAIGHALAYTGHVEVIAFPFLNPSVFDAFGLDADDPRRNTMELLNPLDAEQAHLATTLLPPLVDVARRNLARGRRSLSMFSISQVTRRTSDTRRIEVFDVTKRPSNAEIEELNGSLPYQPLHVATLYSGERAPAGHWGAGRDADALDAVEAAREVARGAGVDIEIRAAQYAPWHPGRCAEIIVRDERGERIVGHAGELHPAVLERLELPKRTSAMEINLTELGVGEVLPAPEISAYPAVLQDVAVVVDADVPSSAVRDALAVGAGELCESVELFDVFTGEQVGEGKKSLAYALSFRAADRTLTEDEASEMRDSAVRAAGDTLGAVLRG